One window of Aspergillus oryzae RIB40 DNA, chromosome 3 genomic DNA carries:
- a CDS encoding uncharacterized protein (predicted protein), whose amino-acid sequence MSGPKIACIGIIGKADNPLHISLFPPYLNSTVEFSFLLNSCLDIFEIRQKQTSVDQDLGLLHAVDEKLAAYGWLTTTGVKLLVIIDLIGQPVPNSMGKQKGSPRTGSKDPDLKPKSKLTMNY is encoded by the exons ATGTCAGGACCGAAAATTGCTTGCATCGGTATAATTGGAAAAGCT GATAACCCTTTGCATATTTCGCTTTTCCCTCCTTATCTGAATTCTACTGTTGAATTCTCGTTCCTATTGAACTCTTGTCTCGATATCTTTGAGATACGACAGAAGCAAACTTCAGTCGACCAAGACCTAGGCCTCTTGCACGCCGTGGATGAAAAACTAGCGGCATATGGTTGGCTAACAACTACTGGAGTAAAATTACTGGTCATTATTGATTTGATCGGACAACCAGTTCCAAACAGCATggggaaacaaaaaggatCTCCGAGGACTGGTTCCAAAGATCCAGACCTGAAACCG AAGTCCAAATTAACAATGAACTATTAG
- a CDS encoding NuoB/complex I 20 kDa subunit family protein (NADH-ubiquinone oxidoreductase, NUFS7/PSST/20 kDa subunit) → MLPLSARALPGALHARPRLVSSIPRIQLVAHLSTTPNQSATALEHKGHSGQPLTASGKIRKEVPLPSQEKKEGAMQYVLTTLDQVANWARQSSLWPMTFGLACCAVEMMHLSTPRYDQDRLGIIFRASPRQSDVMIVAGTLTNKMAPALRQVYDQMPDPRWVVSMGSCANGGGYYHYSYSVVRGCDRIVPVDVYVPGCPPTSEALMYGIFQLQKKMRHTRITRMWYRR, encoded by the exons ATGCTTCCTTTATCAGCGCGCGCCCTTCCGGGTGCCCTCCATG CACGACCACGCTTGGTCTCATCGATTCCTCGAATCCAACTAGTTGCACATCTGTCAACTACCCCCAATCAATCGGCCACAGCGCTTGAGCACAAAGGACATTCGGGTCAGCCGCTGACTGCTTCTGGAAAGATACGGAAGGAGGTACCTCTACCgagccaggagaagaaggagggtGCGATGCAATATGTGCT GACTACCTTGGACCAAGTTGCGAATTGGGCACGTCAGAGCTCTCTTTGGCCTATGACTTTTGGTCTTGCCTGCTGCGCTGTCGAGATGATGCATCTGTCTACCCCGAGATATGATCAAGACCGCCTAGGGATTATCTTTCGAGCCTCTCCTCGCCAGTCAGATGTTATGATCGTCGCTGGCACGTTAACGAACAAGATGGCACCCGCTCTTAGGCAGGTTTATGATCAGATGCCCGACCCACGTTGGGTTGTTAGCATGGGCAGCTGTGCAAATGGTGGTGGCTACTATCATTACAGCTACTCCGTTGTTCGTGGGTGCGATAGAATCGTCCCTGTTGATGTATATGTTCCTGGAT GCCCACCGACCTCCGAGGCATTGATGTACGGAATTTTCCAACtccagaagaaaatgaggcaCACCAGAATCACACGCATGTGGTACAGGCGCTAG
- a CDS encoding oxidoreductase, short-chain dehydrogenase/reductase family (reductases with broad range of substrate specificities), with translation MQDYTERAARGTESQFQTGHQIPVQHQKKPGLQEELEDPKPVSTYIPTEEGGYTTYKAAGKLVGKRAIITGGDSGIGRAVALLFAMEGASSLIVYLPEEEKDAQETKRRVQGTGHDCHCLAVDVRKKENCRKVVDTAVQCMGGIDILVNNAGFQNMIGDISGLEEDQWERTFDTNIHPFFYLSKYALPHMKSGSTIINCGSVNAYIGRPDLLDYTATKGAIVAFTRGLSNQQVGRGIRVNCVCPGPIWTPLIPSTMTSSAMDQFSSVPMGRPGQPSEVATCFVFLASQDSSYISGQSLHPNGGVVVNG, from the exons ATGCAAGATTACACAGAAAGAGCCGCTCGCGGTACTGAATCCCAGTTTCAAACAG GCCATCAAATTCCCGTTCAACATCAGAAGAAACCCGGGCTacaagaagagctggaggaccCAAAGCCAGTATCAACCTACATACCGACCGAAGAAGGCGGTTATACGACATATAAGGCAGCGGGAAAGCTTGTTGGGAAAAGAGCCATCATCACAGGTGGTGACTCTGGCATCGGCCGCGCCGTTGCCTTATTGTTTGCAATGGAAGGAGCATCTAGCTTGATCGTCTACTTacccgaagaagaaaaagacgcacaagagacaaaaagaagggTCCAAGGCACAGGACATGACTGTCACTGCTTGGCTGTGGATGTGcgcaagaaggagaattgtCGAAAAGTGGTTGATACCGCCGTGCAATGTATGGGTGGCATAGACATCCTGGTGAATAATGCGGGATTCCAGAACATGATTGGGGACATTAGTGGCCTTGAAGA GGATCAATGGGAGCGTACATTCGATAccaacatccatccattcttcTATCTTTCGAAGTACGCGCTTCCGCACATGAAGAGTGGCTCAACTATAATAAACTGTGGGTCTGTCAATGCATACATCGGTCGACCTGACCTCCTTGACTACACTGCAACCAAGGGTGCAATCGTTGCATTCACCAGGGGCTTGTCTAATCAACAAGTTGGAAGAGGTATACGGGTGAATTGTGTTTGTCCTGGCCCAA TTTGGACACCTCTGATCCCATCAACTATGACTAGCTCTGCAATGGACCAATTCAGCAGTGTGCCAATGGGCCGTCCGGGACAACCCAGTGAAGTGGCGACTTGTTTCGTCTTCCTAGCGAGCCAAGACAGCAGCTATATCTCGGGACAATCATTGCATCCCAATGGAGGTGTTGTTGTTAATGGGTAG